In the genome of Physeter macrocephalus isolate SW-GA chromosome 20, ASM283717v5, whole genome shotgun sequence, one region contains:
- the NKX6-2 gene encoding homeobox protein Nkx-6.2, which produces MGPSWSARPAGARADGGGAGQWPGRGRRQPISTRAAWGPRGYQRVRPARRGAARTGPGAASAAARRTPAAAAAHPAPEPPPALAPAIRAVGARAPSPRCSRRPPGSRANFPGRRARAAAAGPGWAPGPAAAAPMDANRPGAFVLSSAPLAALHNMAEMKTSLFPYALQGPAGFKAPALGGLGAQLPLGTPHGISDILGRPVGAAGGGLLGGLPRLSGLASSAGVYFGPAAAVARGYPKPLAELPGRPPIFWPGVVQGSPWRDPRLAGPAQASGVLDKDGKKKHSRPTFSGQQIFALEKTFEQTKYLAGPERARLAYSLGMTESQVKVWFQNRRTKWRKRHAAEMASAKKKQDSDAEKLKVGGSDAEDDDEYNRPLDPNSDDEKITRLLKKHKPSNLALVSPCGGGAGDAS; this is translated from the exons ATGGGCCCTTCATGGAGTGCGCGGCCAGCGGGGGCGCGCGCAGACGGCGGGGGCGCTGGCCAATGGCCGGGCCGCGGTCGCCGGCAGCCAATCAGCACGCGCGCCGCCTGGGGGCCCCGCGGTTATCAGCGCGTCCGGCCCGCGCGGCGCGGCGCCGCTCGGACCGGCCCCGGAGCCGCCAGCGCCGCAGCGCGGAGgacccccgccgccgccgccgcccaccCCGCGCCGGAGCCGCCGCCCGCCCTCGCGCCCGCCATCCGCGCCGTCGGCGCCCGCGCCCCGAGCCCCCGCTGCAGCCGGCGCCCGCCCGGGTCGCGCGCAAACTTCCCGGGCCggcgggcgcgggcggcggcggcggggcccggATGGGCGCccgggccggcggcggcggcgcccatGGACGCTAACCGCCCGGGCGCGTTCGTGCTGAGCAGCGCGCCGCTGGCCGCGCTACACAACATGGCCGAGATGAAGACGTCGCTGTTCCCGTACGCGCTGCAGGGCCCGGCCGGCTTCAAGGCGCCCGCGCTGGGCGGCCTGGGCGCGCAGCTGCCGCTCGGCACCCCGCACGGCATCAGCGACATCCTGGGGCGGCCCGTGGGCGCGGCGGGCGGCGGCCTCCTGGGCGGCCTGCCCCGTCTCAGTGGGCTCGCCTCGTCGGCCGGCGTCTACTTCGGGCCCGCGGCCGCCGTGGCGCGCGGCTACCCCAAGCCTCTGGCCGAGCTCCCCGGGCGCCCGCCAATCTTCTGGCCCGGCGTGGTGCAGGGCTCGCCCTGGAGGGACCCGCGCCTGGCCGGCCCGG CCCAGGCCAGCGGGGTCCTGGACAAGGACGGCAAGAAGAAGCACTCGCGGCCGACCTTCTCGGGCCAGCAGATCTTCGCGCTGGAGAAGACTTTCGAGCAGACCAAGTACCTGGCGGGGCCGGAGCGCGCGCGCCTCGCCTACTCCCTGGGCATGACCGAGAGCCAAGTCAAG GTGTGGTTCCAGAACCGGCGGACAAAGTGGCGCAAGCGGCACGCCGCGGAGATGGCGTCGGCCAAGAAGAAGCAGGACTCGGACGCCGAGAAGCTGAAGGTGGGCGGCTCGGACGCGGAGGACGACGACGAGTACAACCGGCCCCTGGACCCCAACTCGGACGATGAGAAGATCACGCGGCTGCTTAAGAAGCACAAACCCTCGAACTTGGCGCTGGTCAGCCCgtgcggcggcggcgcgggggaCGCCTCGTGA